A stretch of Ischnura elegans chromosome 4, ioIscEleg1.1, whole genome shotgun sequence DNA encodes these proteins:
- the LOC124157492 gene encoding icarapin-like — translation MARVSCVLLLFSLVALAASFPSSDQQWRSPSQDDVVIVPLEGGRPRDVEESSEEDFGVRRSPDDYESPWSGSFSNFFQGMQAMMWQLRNQMQEVLRRIPQESLEGSSGFEIAQPWNGIPGNSTSTTKVINGHVVTVNETTYTRGTNGSSAVFHIKVVDIKPQQSAQEGENESPSAETVEVMDSLGSLPSQNSQSSEDSDELSSAMARWREMARNPIYAPRRPGIKSSPKKPVYHKYFGHESQEDDSSANRLDGDVEEFERKYGEGNNSPVIDLSRDTLVNQLMSDQQSKGGLVAVHPDAEILDVEDGKVLGTVDDMLQQKSSKPTSNKPYGEKLYWRPKFDFRQ, via the exons ATGGCTCGCGTCAGTTGTGTGCTCCTGTTGTTTTCCCTGGTGGCTTTGGCTGCGTCGTTCCCCAGCAGCG ACCAGCAGTGGAGAAGTCCTTCCCAGGATGATGTAGTCATTGTGCCATTGGAAGGAGGGAGACCAAGGGATGTTGAGGAGAGCAGCGAAGAGGACTTTGGCGTAAGGAGATCACCTGATGACTATGAGTCTCCATGGTCAGGCTCATTCTCCAATTTCTTCCAAGGAATGCAAG CTATGATGTGGCAGTTGAGGAATCAAATGCAAGAAGTCCTTCGCAGAATACCACAGGAATCTCTTGAGGGATCAAGTGGTTTTGAAATTGCACAACCTTGGAATGGAATCCCTGGAAATTCAACATCAACCACTAAG gtTATCAACGGACATGTGGTTACAGTGAATGAAACAACCTACACAAGAGGAACAAATGGATCATCAGCAGTTTTCCATATTAAGGTGGTGGACATCAAACCTCAGCAAAGTGCCCAGGAGGGAGAAAATGAGAGTCCAAGTGCAGAG ACTGTGGAGGTGATGGATTCTCTGGGATCACTTCCTTCTCAGAACTCACAATCTTCCGAGGACTCTGATGAACTCTCTTCTGCAATGGCACGGTGGCGTGAAATGGCAAGAAATCCTATTTATGCCCCAAGACGACCAGGCATCAAGAGTTCCCCAAAGAAACCAGTCTACCACAAATATTTTGGGCATGAATCACAGGAGGATGATAGCTCCGCCAACCGTCTAGATGGAGATGTTGAAGAGTTTGAAAGGAAGTATGGTGAAGGAAACAACAGTCCAGTCATTGATCTCAGCAGAGACACGCTGGTGAACCAGCTGATGTCAGACCAGCAGAGCAAGGGTGGACTTGTAGCAGTTCACCCAGATGCTGAGATTCTGGATGTTGAAGATGGAAAGGTTTTGGGAACAGTGGATGACATGCTCCAGCAGAAGTCTTCTAAACCCACTTCCAATAAGCCATATGGAGAGAAGTTATACTGGAGACCAAAATTTGATTTCAGACAATGA